A region from the Sutcliffiella horikoshii genome encodes:
- a CDS encoding cysteine hydrolase family protein, with protein MKQTALLIIDIINDFQFKHGSILAEKTTKMVPNIKAIKEYMHKEGLPVIYINDHYNLWQADYDKIMDKCKNKWSEPIMKALYPDGDDFFLIKPKHSAFFGTALHTLLSQLNVKKLILTGLAGNICVLFTANDAYMREFELVIPSDAIASADDQDHMYALRMMENVLKADVSPTAKFLSQQ; from the coding sequence ATGAAACAAACCGCTCTTTTAATTATCGATATTATAAACGATTTTCAATTCAAGCATGGAAGCATCCTGGCAGAAAAAACAACCAAGATGGTCCCTAATATTAAAGCAATCAAAGAATATATGCACAAGGAAGGACTCCCTGTTATCTATATTAATGATCATTATAACTTATGGCAGGCCGATTACGATAAAATCATGGATAAATGCAAGAATAAGTGGAGCGAACCAATCATGAAGGCATTGTATCCCGATGGGGACGACTTTTTCCTCATCAAGCCGAAGCATTCCGCCTTCTTTGGGACGGCATTGCATACCCTGCTTTCTCAACTTAATGTTAAGAAACTTATCCTTACAGGACTTGCAGGGAATATATGTGTCCTATTCACGGCAAATGACGCCTATATGAGAGAGTTTGAATTAGTCATACCAAGTGATGCAATAGCTTCTGCGGATGACCAAGACCATATGTACGCATTACGCATGATGGAAAATGTGCTGAAGGCGGATGTCAGTCCAACAGCTAAGTTTCTAAGCCAACAGTAA
- a CDS encoding YbaB/EbfC family nucleoid-associated protein has protein sequence MRGGGMGNMQKMMKQMQKMQKDMAKAQEELAEKTMEGTAGGGMVTVVVNGQKEIIEVNIKEEVVDPEDIEMLQDLVLAATNDALKKMEELTNDTMGQFTKGLNMPGLF, from the coding sequence ATGCGTGGCGGCGGAATGGGTAACATGCAAAAAATGATGAAACAAATGCAAAAGATGCAAAAGGATATGGCGAAAGCACAGGAAGAGCTGGCTGAAAAGACAATGGAAGGTACAGCTGGTGGCGGAATGGTCACAGTTGTAGTCAATGGTCAAAAAGAAATCATTGAAGTGAATATTAAAGAAGAAGTAGTAGACCCGGAAGATATCGAAATGCTACAAGACTTAGTTCTTGCTGCAACAAACGATGCCCTTAAGAAAATGGAAGAGCTGACAAATGATACAATGGGCCAGTTCACTAAAGGGTTAAACATGCCAGGACTATTCTAG
- the tadA gene encoding tRNA adenosine(34) deaminase TadA — protein MQDEHFMKMAIEEAKKAEALKEVPIGAVLVHDGKVIAKGYNLRETTQRSITHAEILVIDQACEALQTWRLEEAILYVTLEPCPMCAGAIIQSRIKKVVYGAKDPKAGCAGTLMNILQDSRFNHQTEVASGIMEEECGELLSSFFRKLRQQKKEKKQQLRELNS, from the coding sequence ATGCAAGATGAACATTTTATGAAGATGGCAATAGAAGAGGCGAAAAAAGCGGAGGCGCTTAAAGAAGTACCGATTGGTGCCGTGCTAGTTCATGACGGTAAAGTCATCGCAAAAGGATATAATCTCAGGGAAACCACCCAAAGGTCGATCACGCATGCTGAAATTCTGGTGATTGATCAAGCGTGTGAAGCCTTGCAAACATGGCGGTTAGAGGAAGCGATCCTTTACGTAACATTGGAACCATGTCCGATGTGTGCCGGGGCCATCATCCAATCGCGTATTAAAAAAGTGGTATACGGTGCCAAGGATCCAAAAGCGGGTTGTGCAGGTACTCTCATGAACATTCTGCAAGATTCACGATTTAACCACCAGACAGAAGTCGCAAGTGGTATAATGGAAGAAGAATGTGGTGAACTGCTGTCCTCCTTTTTCAGGAAGCTTCGTCAGCAGAAAAAAGAGAAGAAGCAACAACTACGAGAACTTAACTCCTAA
- a CDS encoding sigma factor G inhibitor Gin: MKSAIHSSIGETCIVCEEQKEKGIHLYTSFICKECEGTMLQTDVEDPKYKFYLQQLRKITIPKIYS; the protein is encoded by the coding sequence ATGAAGTCAGCCATTCATTCATCAATTGGGGAAACGTGTATTGTTTGTGAAGAACAGAAAGAAAAAGGAATTCATTTATACACGTCGTTTATCTGTAAGGAATGTGAGGGAACGATGCTTCAGACTGATGTGGAAGATCCGAAATATAAGTTTTATCTGCAACAGCTGAGAAAGATTACCATTCCTAAGATTTATTCGTAG
- a CDS encoding glycosyl hydrolase family 18 protein, translated as MQIHVVSQGQTLSGIAQAYATTPQDIIEANDLPNPDRLVVGQALVIPIVGRFYFVQQGDTIFSIARRYNTTPEQLIEINQLNPATPLRVGLRLYIPPQPKREAEINAYVEPRGNTVSQELQQSSRNAAPYLTYLAPFSFQVLRDGSLKEPPLTNLPAIAAEDNVILMMVLTNLEEDGFSDELGRIILNDMQVQNKFLDNVVATAKKYNFKDIHFDFEYLRPADKEAYNTFLRKARDRFKKEGWLISTALAPKTKADQKGKWYEAHDYKAHGEIVDFVVIMTYEWGYSGGPPMAVSPIGPVREVLEYAITEMPSEKIMMGQNLYGYDWTLPFVQGGEFAKAISPQAAIQLAAENNVAITYDEEAQAPTFKYSKDGKEHEVWFEDARSIQAKFDLIKELNLRGISYWKLGLPFPQNWLLITDNFNVVKNPTERFYYNF; from the coding sequence ATGCAAATACATGTCGTAAGCCAAGGTCAGACGCTCAGCGGGATTGCACAGGCATACGCTACTACCCCACAGGATATTATTGAAGCCAATGATCTTCCCAATCCCGATAGGCTCGTTGTCGGCCAGGCACTGGTGATCCCCATTGTGGGGCGTTTTTATTTTGTCCAGCAGGGAGATACGATTTTTTCGATAGCAAGAAGGTACAACACCACACCTGAACAGTTAATTGAAATAAACCAATTAAATCCTGCCACCCCTTTACGAGTGGGGCTGCGTCTTTATATTCCTCCACAACCGAAAAGAGAAGCCGAAATCAATGCGTATGTGGAACCCCGTGGAAACACGGTATCTCAAGAACTGCAACAGAGCTCGCGCAATGCCGCTCCCTATTTAACATACCTTGCACCATTTAGCTTTCAGGTGCTGCGGGACGGATCACTGAAAGAACCACCGCTTACCAATCTTCCTGCCATCGCTGCAGAAGACAATGTCATCTTGATGATGGTGCTTACCAATTTAGAAGAGGACGGCTTCAGTGACGAACTCGGCCGCATCATCCTGAACGACATGCAGGTCCAGAATAAATTCCTTGATAATGTCGTAGCCACTGCCAAAAAATATAATTTTAAAGACATTCATTTTGACTTTGAATATTTACGTCCGGCAGACAAGGAAGCATACAATACATTCTTACGAAAAGCCCGGGATCGCTTTAAAAAGGAAGGATGGCTCATCTCCACCGCCCTCGCTCCCAAAACAAAAGCCGATCAAAAAGGAAAATGGTATGAGGCCCATGACTACAAAGCACATGGGGAAATTGTCGATTTTGTCGTCATTATGACGTATGAGTGGGGATATAGCGGAGGTCCACCAATGGCAGTCTCTCCGATTGGACCTGTTCGAGAGGTATTAGAATATGCGATCACGGAAATGCCGAGTGAAAAAATCATGATGGGTCAAAACCTCTATGGATATGACTGGACGCTTCCCTTCGTCCAAGGCGGAGAATTTGCTAAAGCAATAAGCCCACAGGCAGCCATTCAGCTGGCAGCAGAAAACAATGTCGCAATTACTTACGATGAAGAGGCACAGGCGCCTACCTTCAAATACAGTAAGGACGGCAAGGAGCATGAGGTCTGGTTTGAAGACGCACGATCCATACAGGCAAAATTTGATCTCATAAAAGAACTTAACTTACGCGGTATCAGCTATTGGAAGCTAGGCCTACCTTTTCCGCAAAACTGGCTATTGATCACAGATAACTTCAATGTCGTAAAAAACCCAACCGAGCGTTTCTATTACAACTTCTGA
- a CDS encoding YaaR family protein — translation MKISTDLRTNVDNARMDMRSGSAATTAFGEVMQRHSSKLHNQQLQLLMKDIELVGDRLGNSRSFQDLAKYKTLVKRFMEEAVEFGMELNQSHHWTNDGQSRHLQVVKQVDEALLGLTEKVMSQEESRINILSSIGEIKGLLINLYM, via the coding sequence ATGAAAATTTCAACCGATCTTAGAACAAACGTAGATAATGCAAGGATGGATATGAGAAGCGGCTCTGCTGCCACCACTGCCTTTGGGGAGGTCATGCAAAGACACTCCAGCAAGTTGCATAACCAACAGTTGCAGTTACTGATGAAAGATATAGAATTAGTAGGCGACCGCTTGGGGAATTCTCGTTCTTTCCAAGACTTGGCCAAGTATAAAACACTTGTAAAACGTTTTATGGAAGAAGCGGTTGAATTTGGAATGGAGTTAAATCAGTCCCACCATTGGACAAATGATGGACAATCCAGGCATCTGCAAGTGGTAAAGCAGGTAGACGAAGCACTTCTCGGACTGACTGAAAAGGTCATGAGCCAAGAGGAATCAAGAATAAACATATTAAGCAGTATTGGTGAGATCAAAGGGTTGCTCATCAATTTATATATGTAG
- a CDS encoding YaaL family protein translates to MFFRKKDRLKKQYDAKLMETTEDCKNRWAKQKSLVDKSVDPSEEVICQLKIAEAKYLFLLREVRTRMVKK, encoded by the coding sequence ATGTTTTTTCGAAAAAAAGACCGCTTAAAAAAACAATATGATGCCAAGTTGATGGAAACGACGGAAGACTGTAAGAATCGGTGGGCCAAACAAAAAAGTTTGGTAGATAAAAGCGTCGATCCTTCAGAAGAAGTCATCTGCCAATTAAAAATTGCAGAAGCGAAATATCTCTTCCTATTAAGGGAAGTCCGAACTCGTATGGTGAAAAAGTAG
- the recR gene encoding recombination mediator RecR, whose amino-acid sequence MHYPEPISKLIDSFMKLPGIGPKTAARLAFFVLNMKEDTVLDFAKALVNAKRNLSYCSVCGHITDKDPCYICEDNRRDRTIICVVQETKDVIAMEKMRDYNGLYHVLHGAISPMDGIGPEDIKIPELIKRLQDDEVQELILATNPNIEGEATAMYISRLLKPSGIKMTRIAHGLPVGGDLEYADEVTLSKALEGRREI is encoded by the coding sequence ATGCATTATCCTGAGCCTATATCAAAGCTGATCGACAGCTTTATGAAATTGCCAGGTATCGGCCCGAAAACGGCCGCTCGTCTGGCTTTTTTCGTACTTAACATGAAAGAAGATACCGTATTGGACTTTGCCAAAGCATTAGTGAATGCAAAGAGAAACCTTTCCTATTGTTCTGTATGCGGACATATCACTGATAAAGATCCTTGCTATATTTGTGAGGATAATAGAAGAGACAGAACCATCATCTGTGTGGTACAAGAAACGAAAGATGTTATCGCGATGGAAAAGATGCGGGACTATAATGGTCTTTATCATGTCCTTCACGGAGCAATATCCCCAATGGATGGAATCGGTCCAGAGGATATCAAAATACCGGAACTTATTAAACGACTGCAAGACGATGAAGTGCAAGAACTCATCCTTGCAACCAATCCCAATATTGAAGGCGAAGCAACAGCGATGTATATTTCTAGGTTATTAAAGCCATCCGGAATAAAAATGACCCGTATTGCTCATGGACTTCCTGTTGGAGGAGATCTAGAATATGCAGATGAAGTAACGTTATCCAAAGCCCTTGAAGGAAGAAGGGAAATATAA
- the dnaX gene encoding DNA polymerase III subunit gamma/tau, with product MAYQALYRVFRPQTFADVVGQEHITKTLQNALLQQKFSHAYLFSGPRGTGKTSAAKILAKAVNCEHAPVAEPCNECSACKGITDGSISDVIEIDAASNNGVDEIRDIRDKVKYAPSSVKYKVYIIDEVHMLSIGAFNALLKTLEEPPKHVIFILATTEPHKIPLTIISRCQRFDFKRITGESIVGRLSTVLQAQEIEAEPQSLAIIARAAEGGMRDALSLMDQAISFSDGLLTVQDALAITGSVSQSFMTDIVNGLYHKNVAEALDSLNQVFQSGKDPARFLEDLIFYYRDMLLYKTAPNLEQILDRVQVDQAFQRFAEEIPAETIYETIDILNKSQQEMKWTNHPRIYLEVAIVKLCQLEAQAKESANQDQVNVLQKKIAMLESKVKELAAGNVGGAAKANAPSKAPARSGGGSRNGFKPATGRIQEVLKQATRGDLESIKGSWAQLLEALRKQNKVSHAALLTDSEPVAAASSAFVLKFKYEIHCKMASDEPVKQNLEQIILDLTGKSYDMLAVPEEEWLKIREGFIRGQKNDEEGSETQDDPFIEEAKKLVGPDLVEIKE from the coding sequence GTGGCATATCAAGCTTTATATCGTGTTTTTAGACCACAAACCTTTGCAGATGTCGTGGGACAAGAACATATAACCAAAACCTTACAAAACGCCCTGCTTCAACAGAAGTTTTCTCACGCCTACTTGTTCTCCGGTCCAAGAGGAACAGGAAAAACAAGTGCGGCAAAAATATTAGCAAAAGCAGTGAACTGCGAACATGCACCAGTTGCGGAACCATGCAACGAATGTTCCGCCTGTAAAGGAATTACGGACGGTTCCATTTCGGATGTCATAGAAATTGATGCAGCCTCCAATAATGGAGTAGATGAAATCCGGGACATCCGTGACAAAGTCAAATATGCTCCAAGTTCCGTGAAATATAAAGTTTACATTATAGATGAAGTACATATGCTTTCCATCGGTGCGTTCAACGCGTTACTTAAAACGTTAGAAGAACCACCAAAGCACGTTATCTTTATATTGGCTACAACCGAGCCCCATAAGATCCCGCTTACCATCATCTCGCGTTGTCAGCGCTTTGATTTTAAAAGGATCACGGGTGAGTCGATTGTCGGAAGGCTTTCTACTGTTTTACAAGCACAAGAAATAGAAGCAGAACCCCAATCTCTGGCTATCATTGCCCGAGCGGCAGAAGGCGGGATGCGTGATGCCCTCAGTTTGATGGATCAGGCAATCTCCTTCAGTGACGGTCTGTTAACTGTCCAAGATGCACTTGCGATAACGGGATCTGTCTCACAAAGCTTTATGACAGATATCGTAAACGGCCTGTATCACAAAAATGTGGCAGAAGCGCTGGATTCACTGAACCAAGTATTCCAATCAGGTAAAGATCCTGCAAGGTTTTTGGAAGATCTTATCTTCTATTACCGGGACATGCTTTTATATAAAACGGCACCAAACTTGGAACAGATTCTCGACAGGGTACAGGTGGATCAAGCATTTCAGCGATTTGCAGAGGAAATCCCTGCGGAAACAATCTATGAAACGATTGATATCCTGAATAAAAGCCAACAGGAAATGAAGTGGACGAACCATCCGCGTATTTATCTCGAAGTGGCGATTGTGAAGCTTTGTCAGCTTGAAGCCCAGGCTAAGGAATCGGCGAATCAAGACCAGGTAAATGTTTTGCAAAAGAAGATTGCTATGCTAGAAAGCAAAGTGAAAGAACTTGCGGCTGGAAATGTAGGGGGAGCGGCAAAAGCTAATGCACCAAGCAAGGCTCCTGCTAGAAGTGGCGGCGGCTCCAGAAATGGCTTCAAGCCTGCGACAGGTCGAATCCAGGAAGTGTTGAAGCAGGCAACAAGAGGTGATTTGGAAAGTATTAAAGGCAGCTGGGCACAGTTGCTGGAGGCACTCCGCAAGCAAAATAAAGTTTCTCATGCTGCATTATTGACCGACAGTGAACCTGTAGCTGCAGCAAGCAGTGCTTTTGTGTTAAAGTTTAAATATGAGATACATTGCAAGATGGCATCAGATGAACCGGTTAAGCAAAACCTGGAACAAATCATCCTGGACCTTACCGGAAAATCATATGACATGCTGGCCGTTCCTGAAGAAGAATGGCTGAAGATCCGAGAAGGCTTTATTCGCGGACAAAAAAATGATGAAGAGGGCAGCGAAACACAAGATGACCCGTTCATTGAAGAAGCGAAGAAACTTGTCGGTCCCGATCTTGTAGAAATTAAAGAATAA
- a CDS encoding aminotransferase class I/II-fold pyridoxal phosphate-dependent enzyme: protein MLDQNKTPLFSGLRSHWEGAPLSGHVPGHKFGTVFPEEARDYFRDILKLDATEITGMDDLHDPEGMIDEAQCLASDLYGSDETFFLVNGSTVGNLAMILATCKRGSKVLVQRNCHKSVLNGLELAGADPVFLPCKVDDNFGVAVSVDVSSLYKALETIEGITAVVLTNPNYYGVAIDLESIVQTVHSYDIPVLVDEAHGAHFLLGEPFPKTAMSSGADVVVHSAHKTLPAMTMGSWLHVQGKRVKKERVFHYLKMLQSSSPSYPLMASLDLARYYLASLSQQEKQAIVEDIKGIHQELKKVKGLEVVTPGDSHLLVDPLKLTLRSTRGLSGFALSSLLEKEGLFVELADPKSVLIILPLAVNEKKHDMIEGIVRAVSKETEAGLEKEQITLPPFPAKISGLSIPFSEQADYQRVKCPIEEAIGEVAAEAIVPYPPGIPLLFNGEKITSSTVEYIKALQHIGARFQASEAFKSNYIYIYKKIKE from the coding sequence ATGTTAGATCAGAATAAAACACCTTTGTTTTCAGGACTAAGAAGCCATTGGGAAGGGGCTCCGTTGTCCGGGCATGTCCCAGGCCATAAGTTTGGTACGGTTTTTCCTGAGGAAGCAAGGGATTATTTTAGAGATATATTGAAGTTGGACGCGACGGAGATTACAGGGATGGATGATTTGCATGATCCTGAAGGCATGATAGATGAGGCGCAGTGCTTAGCAAGTGACTTATATGGTTCTGATGAAACATTTTTTCTGGTGAATGGATCCACAGTGGGCAACTTGGCAATGATCTTAGCAACATGCAAAAGAGGAAGTAAGGTGCTGGTTCAAAGGAATTGTCATAAGTCAGTTCTGAATGGATTGGAGCTTGCAGGAGCAGATCCTGTATTTTTACCTTGTAAAGTGGATGATAACTTTGGTGTAGCTGTATCTGTCGATGTGTCCTCATTATATAAGGCATTAGAAACAATAGAAGGTATAACGGCTGTTGTGTTGACCAACCCGAACTATTATGGGGTGGCAATAGATTTGGAGAGTATTGTACAAACTGTACATAGTTATGACATTCCTGTTTTAGTGGATGAAGCGCATGGGGCGCATTTTCTGTTGGGGGAACCTTTTCCTAAGACCGCAATGTCTAGTGGGGCGGATGTGGTCGTACATTCTGCGCATAAGACCTTGCCTGCGATGACGATGGGGTCATGGTTGCATGTTCAGGGGAAAAGGGTGAAGAAGGAAAGAGTCTTCCATTATCTTAAGATGTTGCAGTCGAGCAGCCCTTCTTACCCGCTAATGGCGTCCTTGGATCTTGCCAGATATTATCTTGCAAGTTTGTCGCAACAGGAGAAACAAGCTATTGTAGAGGATATTAAAGGGATCCACCAAGAGCTGAAGAAGGTAAAGGGTTTAGAAGTGGTTACTCCTGGTGACAGTCATTTGCTTGTCGACCCATTAAAGCTTACATTGCGCTCCACACGGGGACTCAGTGGCTTTGCACTATCGAGTCTTTTGGAAAAGGAAGGCCTTTTTGTGGAGCTGGCAGACCCTAAAAGTGTATTAATTATTTTGCCACTAGCGGTTAATGAGAAAAAACATGATATGATAGAGGGAATAGTCCGGGCTGTATCTAAAGAAACAGAAGCAGGCTTGGAAAAGGAACAGATTACACTTCCTCCCTTTCCAGCTAAGATAAGTGGACTTTCCATTCCTTTCAGCGAACAAGCGGACTATCAAAGGGTAAAGTGCCCGATAGAGGAAGCAATCGGTGAAGTCGCTGCTGAAGCGATCGTGCCATATCCTCCTGGAATTCCACTTTTATTTAACGGGGAGAAGATTACAAGTTCCACGGTGGAGTACATAAAGGCTCTCCAACATATCGGTGCAAGGTTCCAAGCAAGCGAAGCGTTTAAAAGTAATTATATTTATATATATAAGAAGATAAAGGAGTAA
- a CDS encoding pro-sigmaK processing inhibitor BofA family protein yields MEPLLVIGVICGLILLVLLVGTPIKPLRFAGQALIKVMIGALFLFFLNAFGNSMGIYVPINPATAAVSGLLGIPGVVSLVIIQMYIL; encoded by the coding sequence ATGGAACCGTTACTTGTAATAGGTGTGATATGCGGGTTGATCCTGCTTGTTCTTTTGGTGGGGACACCGATAAAACCGTTGCGTTTTGCAGGCCAAGCCCTTATAAAAGTAATGATCGGTGCACTCTTTTTATTCTTTTTAAATGCATTCGGCAACTCTATGGGCATTTATGTGCCAATCAATCCTGCTACCGCTGCAGTCTCAGGTCTGCTGGGGATACCAGGCGTCGTATCTTTGGTGATTATTCAAATGTATATATTATAA
- the tmk gene encoding dTMP kinase, which translates to MKGLFITFEGPEGAGKTSVIQKLAAEMTEREYPILLTREPGGIAIAEQIRNVILDCNNTEMDARTEALLYAAARRQHLVERVIPALKENKIVLCDRFIDSSLAYQGYARGIGVEDVLSINEFATEKMMPSLTIYFDIEPEAGLKRIAANNNREINRLDQEKLDFHYKVKEGYDLVKEKYGERIRVVDASMDFESVCNQVREILISYISKHGF; encoded by the coding sequence GTGAAGGGATTATTTATTACATTTGAAGGACCTGAGGGTGCAGGAAAGACGTCTGTCATTCAAAAATTGGCAGCGGAAATGACGGAACGGGAATATCCAATCTTACTAACAAGGGAACCCGGCGGCATTGCCATAGCCGAGCAGATCCGTAATGTTATATTAGATTGTAACAATACAGAGATGGATGCGAGAACAGAAGCGTTGCTATATGCTGCGGCACGCCGTCAGCACTTGGTGGAGCGGGTCATACCTGCATTGAAGGAAAATAAGATTGTCCTGTGTGACCGTTTTATCGATAGCTCCCTTGCCTATCAAGGGTATGCGAGGGGAATTGGTGTGGAAGACGTGCTTAGCATCAATGAGTTTGCAACAGAAAAAATGATGCCCTCCCTTACGATCTATTTTGATATAGAGCCGGAAGCAGGACTTAAGCGAATAGCGGCGAATAATAATCGTGAAATAAACCGTTTAGATCAAGAAAAACTAGATTTCCATTATAAAGTGAAAGAAGGATATGATCTTGTAAAAGAAAAGTATGGAGAAAGAATCAGGGTGGTGGATGCGTCTATGGATTTCGAATCCGTATGCAACCAAGTTCGAGAGATTCTAATCTCCTATATTTCCAAACACGGATTCTAA
- a CDS encoding deoxynucleoside kinase, protein MNLRQKYGIPSNAVITIAGTVGVGKSTMTNALANALGFRTSFEKVDTNPYLDKFYADFERWSFHLQIYFLAERFKDQKKIFEYGGGFIQDRSIYEDTGIFANMHYEKGTMTQVDYDTYTSLFEAMVMTPYFPHPDLLIYLEGSLDDILGRIQERGRPMEQQTPISYWEEMHERYERWINNFHACPVLRLNINEYDVLSNGDSIEPIIEKISHHMKQSQLLKK, encoded by the coding sequence ATGAATTTACGTCAAAAATACGGCATCCCCTCTAACGCGGTCATTACGATTGCCGGAACAGTGGGAGTCGGTAAATCTACGATGACGAATGCTTTGGCAAACGCCCTTGGTTTTCGTACCTCTTTTGAAAAAGTAGACACCAATCCATACCTAGATAAATTTTACGCTGATTTCGAGCGTTGGAGCTTTCATTTACAAATTTACTTTCTGGCAGAACGTTTTAAAGATCAGAAAAAAATCTTTGAATATGGCGGCGGCTTTATTCAAGACCGCTCCATCTACGAAGATACTGGCATCTTTGCCAATATGCATTATGAAAAGGGTACGATGACACAGGTCGACTATGATACGTACACCAGCCTGTTTGAAGCAATGGTAATGACACCTTACTTCCCTCATCCTGACCTATTGATTTACCTAGAAGGAAGCCTGGACGATATCCTTGGCCGCATTCAAGAACGCGGACGCCCGATGGAACAGCAGACGCCGATTTCCTATTGGGAAGAAATGCATGAACGCTATGAGCGATGGATCAACAACTTCCACGCATGCCCGGTACTCCGCCTAAACATCAACGAGTACGACGTGCTAAGCAATGGAGATTCCATCGAACCAATCATCGAAAAGATCTCCCATCACATGAAGCAATCACAGTTACTAAAAAAATAA
- a CDS encoding cyclic-di-AMP receptor yields the protein MKMIMAVIQDKDSNRLMNALVEHNFRATKLASTGGFLKSGNTTFMIGTEDVRVQKALDIIKDNCQHRQQLVAPVSPMGGNADSYVPYPVEVEVGGATVFVLPVEHFHQF from the coding sequence ATGAAGATGATCATGGCAGTTATTCAGGATAAAGACAGTAATCGTTTAATGAATGCTTTGGTGGAACATAATTTCCGTGCAACAAAACTTGCGAGTACAGGCGGCTTTTTGAAGTCTGGAAATACCACGTTTATGATTGGAACGGAAGATGTTCGCGTCCAAAAAGCATTAGATATCATTAAAGACAATTGCCAGCACCGACAGCAATTGGTTGCACCTGTTTCACCTATGGGTGGGAATGCAGATTCCTATGTTCCATACCCGGTAGAGGTGGAAGTGGGCGGCGCAACAGTCTTTGTCTTACCTGTTGAGCATTTTCATCAATTCTAA
- a CDS encoding deoxynucleoside kinase, translated as MQATPFITVEGPIGVGKTSLAKKIAEEFQYQLLKEIVDENPFLGKFYENIDEWSFQTEMFFLCNRYKQLEDIDQHHLKQHKPVVADYHILKNLIFAKRTLKDKQYDKYLKIYDILTEDMPKPNVIIYLNASLDTLLTRIEKRGRDIEKKIDPLYLQQLSLDYDEEMDRLEEQYPSLPILRFNGDEVDFVQRDEDLQRIFQQLKDTLNKGVNV; from the coding sequence GTGCAAGCAACACCATTTATAACAGTTGAAGGACCCATTGGTGTTGGAAAGACCTCACTTGCAAAAAAAATTGCAGAAGAGTTCCAATATCAATTATTAAAAGAAATAGTAGACGAAAATCCTTTCCTCGGAAAATTCTACGAAAACATCGACGAGTGGAGTTTTCAAACGGAAATGTTTTTCCTATGCAATAGATACAAACAACTCGAAGACATCGATCAGCACCACCTAAAGCAACATAAACCGGTAGTAGCTGATTATCATATCCTGAAAAACCTTATTTTCGCTAAACGCACACTAAAGGACAAGCAATATGATAAATACCTTAAAATATACGATATTTTAACGGAAGACATGCCAAAGCCAAATGTCATCATTTATTTAAATGCAAGCCTGGACACGCTACTAACAAGAATTGAAAAGCGTGGCCGTGATATCGAAAAGAAAATTGATCCACTATATCTTCAACAGCTAAGTCTTGATTACGATGAAGAAATGGATCGCCTCGAAGAACAATACCCTTCCCTGCCGATCCTGCGCTTTAACGGAGACGAGGTTGACTTTGTACAACGAGATGAAGACCTACAGCGTATCTTCCAACAGCTGAAAGATACCTTGAATAAAGGAGTTAACGTATAA